The Micromonospora krabiensis genome window below encodes:
- a CDS encoding 50S ribosomal protein L25/general stress protein Ctc yields the protein MSEVKISAEPRTEFGKGGARRTRRAGKVPAVLYGHGEKPKHIALPAREFAAAIRKGGANQLFAIEVSDGTQALALPKAIQRDPVRDTFEHVDLLLVRRGEKVTVEVPVELTGEAAKDTLIVHDHDTLSVTADATKVPDHLEASIEGAEPGVQVTAADVALPAGVELAADPELPVATVTAAPTAEQLEATLPEVETAAEEEEAEVGEVTEGSEGADAAPAAEGEENTEARTEA from the coding sequence GTGTCCGAGGTAAAGATCAGCGCCGAGCCCCGTACCGAGTTCGGCAAGGGTGGTGCCCGTCGTACCCGCCGGGCCGGCAAGGTGCCCGCCGTGCTGTACGGCCACGGCGAGAAGCCCAAGCACATCGCGCTGCCGGCCCGTGAGTTCGCGGCCGCGATCCGCAAGGGCGGCGCCAACCAGCTCTTCGCGATCGAGGTGAGCGACGGCACCCAGGCGCTGGCGCTGCCGAAGGCGATTCAGCGTGACCCGGTGCGGGACACCTTCGAGCACGTGGACCTGCTGCTGGTCCGTCGGGGCGAGAAGGTCACCGTCGAGGTCCCGGTCGAGCTGACCGGTGAGGCCGCGAAGGACACGCTGATCGTGCACGACCACGACACCCTGTCGGTGACCGCCGACGCGACCAAGGTGCCGGACCACCTGGAGGCGTCGATCGAGGGCGCCGAGCCGGGTGTCCAGGTCACCGCCGCCGACGTGGCGCTGCCGGCCGGCGTGGAGCTGGCCGCCGACCCGGAGCTGCCGGTCGCCACGGTGACCGCCGCCCCGACCGCCGAGCAGCTCGAGGCGACGCTCCCCGAGGTCGAGACGGCCGCCGAGGAGGAGGAGGCCGAGGTCGGCGAGGTCACCGAGGGCTCCGAGGGTGCCGACGCCGCTCCGGCCGCGGAGGGCGAGGAGAACACCGAGGCGCGCACCGAGGCCTGA
- a CDS encoding ribose-phosphate diphosphokinase produces MGSIVAENRKSLMLFSGRGFPELAKEIGEVLGVAPTPADAYEFANGEIFVRFKDSVRGSDAFVVQSVTHGVNTWVMETLIMVDALKRGSAKRITVVLPFYPYSRQDKKHRGREPISARLVADLLKTAGANRILTVDLHTAQIQGFFDGPVDHLFAMDILAEYVERRYAGRPMTVVAPDSGRVRVAERWTDRLGGCPLAFIHKTRDPLKPNQVVANRVVGDVEGRVCLIVDDMIDTGGTICKAADILKESGAADVIVASTHALLSDPATERLKNSPISEVVVTNTLPLPPEKQLDKITVLSIAPLLARAIREVFDDGSVTTLFGGLS; encoded by the coding sequence ATGGGCAGCATCGTCGCCGAAAACCGCAAGAGCCTGATGCTCTTCTCCGGGCGTGGATTCCCGGAGCTGGCCAAGGAGATCGGTGAGGTGCTCGGCGTCGCGCCGACGCCCGCCGACGCGTACGAGTTCGCCAACGGTGAGATCTTCGTACGCTTCAAGGACTCGGTGCGTGGTTCGGACGCCTTCGTGGTGCAGTCCGTCACGCACGGTGTGAACACGTGGGTCATGGAGACCCTGATCATGGTGGACGCGTTGAAGCGCGGTTCGGCCAAGCGGATCACGGTGGTGCTGCCGTTCTACCCGTATTCGCGGCAGGACAAGAAGCACCGTGGTCGGGAGCCGATCTCGGCGCGCCTGGTGGCGGACCTGCTGAAGACCGCCGGGGCCAACCGCATCCTCACGGTTGACCTGCATACGGCCCAGATCCAGGGCTTCTTCGACGGGCCGGTCGACCACCTGTTCGCGATGGACATCCTGGCCGAGTACGTGGAGCGCCGGTACGCGGGCCGCCCGATGACGGTGGTCGCGCCGGACTCGGGTCGGGTGCGGGTGGCGGAGCGGTGGACGGACCGGCTGGGTGGCTGCCCGCTGGCTTTCATCCACAAGACGCGGGATCCGCTGAAGCCGAACCAGGTGGTGGCGAACCGGGTGGTCGGCGACGTGGAGGGGCGGGTCTGCCTGATCGTCGACGACATGATCGACACCGGCGGCACGATCTGCAAGGCGGCGGACATCCTGAAGGAGTCCGGGGCGGCCGACGTGATCGTGGCGTCCACCCACGCGCTGTTGTCGGACCCGGCGACCGAGCGGTTGAAGAACAGCCCGATCAGCGAGGTCGTGGTGACCAACACGCTTCCGTTGCCGCCGGAGAAGCAGCTCGACAAGATCACCGTGCTGTCGATCGCGCCGCTGCTGGCCCGGGCGATTCGGGAGGTCTTCGACGACGGGTCGGTGACGACGCTGTTCGGCGGCCTGAGCTGA
- the glmU gene encoding bifunctional UDP-N-acetylglucosamine diphosphorylase/glucosamine-1-phosphate N-acetyltransferase GlmU, protein MSQPHLRTVVVLAAGEGKRMKSALPKVLHPLLGRTLLGHVLSAAAPLAADRTVVVVGHGADQVGAHLAEIAPDATPVLQAEQLGTGHAVRIALDAVPDATGTVVVINGDVPLLRPETVSALVQAHEQAGAAATVLAAEVPDPTGLGRIVRDADGRLEQIVEERDATSAQRAIREINAGIYAFDVPRLRDALGKLSTDNDQGEEYLTDVFGLLGSAGEPVTVHVAADHVETLGCNDRVELAALRRLLRDRINEAWMRTGVSLLDPETTWIDVTVALDRDAVIDQNTQLRGGTVVGTGAVVGPDVTLVDTVVGAGATVLRSHAIGAEVGPGASVGPYAYLRPEARLAEKSKVGTFVEVKNSEVGPGAKVPHLSYVGDATIGAKANIGAATIFVNYDGVNKNRTVVGEGAFVGCDTSLIAPVEVGAGAYVAAGSAIAQDVPPGALGVTRAPQRNIEGWVARKRPGTVSAAAAERALRAAEGAPVGGGAASEGEAIHGEAESVGGASAAGDTATE, encoded by the coding sequence GTGTCCCAGCCCCACCTCCGCACCGTTGTCGTGCTCGCCGCCGGTGAGGGCAAGCGGATGAAGTCGGCGCTGCCCAAGGTGCTGCACCCGCTGCTCGGACGTACCCTGCTCGGTCACGTGCTGAGCGCCGCCGCGCCGCTGGCCGCGGACCGCACCGTGGTGGTCGTCGGGCACGGGGCCGACCAGGTCGGCGCGCACCTCGCCGAGATCGCCCCGGACGCGACGCCGGTGCTCCAGGCCGAGCAGCTCGGCACCGGGCACGCGGTGCGGATCGCGTTGGACGCCGTTCCCGACGCCACCGGCACCGTGGTCGTGATCAACGGAGACGTGCCGCTGCTGCGCCCGGAGACGGTGAGCGCTCTGGTGCAGGCGCATGAGCAGGCCGGCGCCGCGGCGACGGTGCTCGCCGCCGAGGTGCCCGACCCGACCGGCCTGGGCCGGATCGTGCGGGACGCCGACGGCCGGCTGGAGCAGATCGTCGAGGAGCGCGACGCCACGTCGGCGCAGCGGGCGATCCGGGAGATCAACGCGGGGATCTACGCGTTCGACGTGCCGCGGCTGCGTGACGCGCTGGGCAAGCTCTCCACGGACAACGACCAGGGCGAGGAGTACCTGACCGACGTGTTCGGGCTGCTCGGCTCGGCGGGCGAGCCGGTGACGGTGCACGTCGCGGCGGACCACGTGGAGACGCTGGGCTGCAACGACCGGGTCGAGCTGGCGGCGCTTCGCCGCCTGCTGCGGGATCGGATCAACGAGGCGTGGATGCGCACCGGGGTGAGCCTGCTCGACCCGGAGACCACCTGGATCGACGTGACGGTGGCGCTGGACCGGGACGCGGTGATCGACCAGAACACCCAGCTGCGGGGCGGCACGGTGGTCGGCACCGGTGCCGTGGTCGGGCCGGACGTGACGCTGGTCGACACGGTGGTGGGCGCGGGCGCGACGGTGCTGCGCAGCCACGCGATCGGCGCCGAGGTCGGGCCGGGGGCCAGCGTGGGGCCGTACGCGTACCTGCGGCCGGAGGCGCGCCTGGCCGAGAAGTCGAAGGTCGGCACGTTCGTCGAGGTGAAGAACTCCGAGGTCGGCCCGGGGGCGAAGGTGCCGCACCTGTCGTACGTGGGTGACGCGACGATCGGCGCGAAGGCGAACATCGGCGCGGCGACGATCTTCGTGAACTACGACGGGGTCAACAAGAACCGGACGGTCGTGGGCGAGGGTGCGTTCGTCGGCTGCGACACGAGCCTGATCGCGCCGGTCGAGGTGGGCGCCGGGGCGTACGTGGCGGCGGGGAGCGCGATCGCGCAGGACGTGCCGCCGGGTGCCCTGGGGGTGACCCGGGCGCCGCAGCGCAACATCGAGGGCTGGGTGGCCCGTAAGCGGCCGGGGACGGTGTCCGCGGCGGCGGCCGAGCGGGCGCTGCGGGCGGCCGAGGGTGCGCCGGTCGGGGGCGGTGCCGCAAGCGAAGGTGAGGCAATCCACGGCGAGGCCGAGTCGGTGGGCGGGGCCTCCGCCGCGGGGGATACTGCAACCGAATAG
- a CDS encoding helix-turn-helix domain-containing protein, whose product MTDPTAAEVCRMRTVDGLSVREIRARTGLGRNRVYELLRGVPPAPVTRRPNAKDDLRVRAVELRAGGYSVPDIATRLGVAKSTAYRWVRDAPFEPDGAVARARHESRVKAAGDARWAAHRAERDVARADAHQRAARSVGSLDDRDLLLLGAALYWCEGAKSKPWRRDDHVQFVNSDPGLLALFLCFLETCGVDRSVPTYRVSIHETADSDAATSWWAGRLGLPVGQFRRPTIKKHKPRTIRRNVGADYHGCLVINVPRSRALYWRIEGMIAELFQKAGGAGVEQADR is encoded by the coding sequence GTGACCGATCCGACCGCGGCAGAGGTCTGCCGGATGCGCACCGTCGACGGGCTCTCCGTGCGCGAGATCCGCGCCCGCACCGGCCTCGGCCGCAACCGGGTCTACGAGCTGTTGCGGGGTGTGCCGCCGGCCCCGGTGACCCGCCGGCCCAACGCCAAGGACGACCTCCGTGTCCGGGCGGTGGAGCTGCGTGCCGGCGGCTACTCGGTTCCGGACATCGCCACTCGCCTCGGGGTGGCGAAGTCGACGGCCTACCGGTGGGTGCGTGACGCGCCGTTCGAGCCCGATGGTGCCGTCGCACGAGCCCGTCACGAGTCGCGGGTGAAGGCGGCGGGGGACGCCCGGTGGGCGGCGCACCGGGCGGAGCGCGACGTGGCCCGCGCCGACGCGCACCAGCGCGCGGCGCGGTCCGTCGGGTCGCTCGACGACCGCGATCTGCTGCTTCTAGGCGCGGCTCTCTACTGGTGCGAGGGTGCCAAGTCCAAGCCGTGGCGACGCGACGACCACGTCCAGTTCGTCAACAGCGACCCGGGCCTGTTGGCGCTGTTCCTGTGTTTTCTGGAGACCTGTGGCGTCGACCGATCGGTGCCCACCTACCGGGTGAGCATCCACGAGACCGCCGACTCCGACGCCGCGACCAGCTGGTGGGCGGGTCGGCTCGGTCTTCCGGTCGGGCAGTTCCGCCGGCCGACCATCAAGAAGCACAAGCCGAGGACCATTCGGCGCAACGTCGGCGCCGACTATCACGGCTGCCTCGTGATCAACGTGCCGCGCAGCCGCGCGCTCTACTGGCGGATCGAAGGTATGATCGCCGAGCTGTTTCAGAAAGCAGGCGGCGCGGGCGTTGAACAAGCGGACCGTTAG
- a CDS encoding acyl-CoA desaturase, producing MSTALLEPKAPGPKPLTQGSQSTGILVALWAFVAIPFAALIAAVPVAWGGWLSWTDVGIAAFWYVVSGLGVTVGYHRYFTHGSFKARRGLRIALAVAGSLSVQGEIIQWVADHRRHHAYSDLEGDPHSPWRFGESVWGLTRGMFHAHIGWLFRRELSNRERFAPDLLADKDIRRVDRLFPLLVVISVLGPALMGGLLTWSWQGALTALFWAGLVRIALLHHVTWAINSVCHVYGERPFVMRQGDRAANFWPLAILSFGESWHNLHHADPTCARHGVLRGQVDISARVIWFFEKVGAAYDVRWPKPERLAAKMASPAAG from the coding sequence ATGTCCACCGCTCTGCTCGAACCCAAAGCCCCCGGACCGAAGCCACTCACCCAGGGCAGTCAGTCGACCGGCATCCTGGTCGCCCTCTGGGCGTTCGTGGCGATTCCCTTCGCGGCCCTGATCGCCGCCGTGCCGGTGGCCTGGGGTGGTTGGTTGAGCTGGACGGACGTCGGCATCGCCGCGTTCTGGTACGTGGTCTCCGGGCTCGGCGTGACGGTCGGCTACCACCGCTACTTCACGCACGGCTCGTTCAAGGCCCGTCGCGGGCTGCGGATCGCCCTGGCGGTCGCCGGCTCGCTCTCGGTGCAGGGCGAGATCATCCAGTGGGTCGCCGACCACCGGCGCCACCACGCCTACTCCGACCTGGAGGGCGACCCGCACTCGCCGTGGCGGTTCGGTGAGAGCGTGTGGGGCCTGACCCGGGGCATGTTCCACGCGCACATCGGCTGGCTCTTCCGGCGGGAGCTGTCCAACCGGGAGCGCTTCGCCCCCGACCTGCTCGCCGACAAGGACATCCGCCGGGTCGACCGCCTCTTCCCGCTGCTGGTGGTGATCTCGGTGCTCGGCCCGGCGCTGATGGGCGGCCTGCTGACCTGGTCGTGGCAGGGCGCGCTGACCGCGCTCTTCTGGGCCGGCCTGGTCCGCATCGCGCTGTTGCACCACGTGACCTGGGCGATCAACTCGGTGTGCCACGTCTACGGCGAGCGCCCGTTCGTGATGCGTCAGGGCGACCGGGCGGCGAACTTCTGGCCGCTGGCGATCCTGTCGTTCGGCGAGAGCTGGCACAACCTGCACCACGCGGACCCGACCTGCGCCCGGCACGGTGTGCTGCGCGGTCAGGTGGACATCTCGGCCCGGGTGATCTGGTTCTTCGAGAAGGTCGGCGCGGCGTACGACGTCCGCTGGCCGAAGCCGGAGCGGCTCGCCGCGAAGATGGCGTCACCGGCCGCGGGGTAA